In Kordiimonas pumila, a single genomic region encodes these proteins:
- a CDS encoding cation transporter, which yields MSHGCCGDDVKFDGASQAYKRVLLVVIAVNFAMFLVEVSGGLASGSMALLADSLDFLADSATYTISLVVIGMSLAVRAKAGLFKGISLLAIAAWVLGSTVYRMLGDAVPEPITMGTIGFAAFAANVFCALLLMRFKDGDANVRSVWLCSRNDAIGNVAVILAASGIWVTESMWPDLIVAGGMAALFCQSAILIIRQARTELQQDHETHQH from the coding sequence ATGTCTCATGGATGCTGCGGTGATGATGTGAAGTTTGATGGTGCCTCGCAGGCATACAAACGCGTGTTGCTGGTGGTGATTGCTGTTAATTTCGCCATGTTCTTGGTGGAAGTATCAGGAGGCCTTGCATCTGGCTCAATGGCGCTGCTTGCAGATTCGCTCGATTTTCTGGCAGACAGCGCCACCTATACAATTTCCCTTGTTGTTATTGGAATGTCGCTTGCTGTCAGGGCAAAGGCCGGTCTTTTTAAGGGCATTTCGTTGCTAGCTATTGCTGCATGGGTGCTGGGTAGCACTGTGTACCGTATGCTGGGTGACGCTGTCCCTGAACCCATAACGATGGGGACGATTGGCTTTGCAGCTTTTGCTGCCAATGTATTTTGTGCGCTTCTATTGATGCGCTTTAAGGACGGTGACGCGAACGTGCGCTCTGTTTGGCTGTGCAGCCGGAACGACGCGATTGGTAATGTGGCGGTCATATTGGCGGCATCTGGCATTTGGGTGACTGAGAGCATGTGGCCTGACCTGATTGTGGCGGGCGGTATGGCTGCTCTATTTTGCCAGTCTGCGATATTAATCATTCGGCAGGCCCGCACGGAGTTGCAGCAAGACCATGAAACGCATCAGCACTAA
- a CDS encoding MerR family transcriptional regulator has product MLEKFMIGDLARQTDCKVQTVRYYEDIGLMPLAQRAENGRRMYDRNDLERLNFIRHSRDMGFTLDDIKAILALADQPDQPCDAVDHIARNHLKKVERKITSLQALQSELKRIVSHCEGGTVANCQIIHVLADHSLCEKHGKK; this is encoded by the coding sequence ATGCTTGAAAAATTTATGATAGGCGACCTTGCAAGGCAAACTGACTGCAAGGTGCAAACCGTTCGCTATTATGAAGATATTGGCTTAATGCCTTTGGCCCAGCGCGCTGAAAACGGCAGGCGTATGTATGACCGCAATGACCTTGAGCGGTTGAACTTTATCCGTCACAGCAGAGATATGGGTTTCACTCTCGATGATATCAAGGCCATTTTGGCCCTTGCAGATCAGCCAGACCAACCATGTGATGCTGTAGACCATATCGCGCGCAACCACCTTAAAAAAGTAGAGCGCAAAATCACTTCACTCCAAGCACTACAATCAGAATTAAAGCGCATTGTTAGCCACTGTGAAGGTGGCACTGTCGCTAACTGCCAGATTATTCATGTACTAGCTGATCATAGCCTGTGTGAAAAACACGGTAAAAAGTGA